A region of Haliotis asinina isolate JCU_RB_2024 chromosome 7, JCU_Hal_asi_v2, whole genome shotgun sequence DNA encodes the following proteins:
- the LOC137291335 gene encoding multiple epidermal growth factor-like domains protein 6, producing MPVFKAGALLAVIVAVRLPEFVLPEVRCKDSSNLCSAFAHQQCKYRPDGFKRLCKESCGICTREGCAYGYYGNDCLPCENLCLNGDESCGQREGPCAQNCTPGHSGRDCNSSCSTGCRDGECDKWSGFCIKGCHSGYYGHLCQRSCPPYCKGDNCERLRDVCADGCKSGWYGPRCFQRCPVHCLEGQCEDGKCTVGCEEGWWGSECKTPCPTHCNDNTCSSTTGMCVAGCKTGWHGDGCMSPCPANCQMGTCSTNNGNLTCTDGCNRGWFGLSCERKCRLCFDENCSQTGRCLTGCVRGRYGHSCNHVCPGGCVNNSCQQLPDGHNSTPGSITRRRAAGECLGECKEGLFGVFCNLTCTARCTGRDSAGECPGGCLEGHGDGATCNRSCECCGDAEGCPQNRTCSTVCAATEGCLVGSRVTSWITAGLSAGLIFGCGFIVYVRKRWVSGRQAETRSTYVSYHASLENLVIHDYEALEFGRDNRMAGNMQLQLQGDSQETVHADDIYLSCTAEPI from the exons ATGCCAGTCTTCAAAGCTGGAGCGCTGTTGGCCGTCATTGTGGCAGTACGTCTACCTG AGTTTGTGCTACCGGAAGTGAGATGTAAAGACTCGTCCAACCTCTGTTCAGCATTTGCACACCAACAGTGCAAGTATAGACCAGACGGCTTCAAACGATTGTGCAAAGAGTCCTGTGGTATTTGCACTAGAG AAGGATGCGCGTATGGTTACTATGGCAATGATTGCTTGCCATGTGAGAATCTTTGTCTGAATGGAGATGAATCCTGCGGTCAGAGAGAAGGCCCTTGTGCCCAGAACTGTACACCCGGCCATAGCGGTAGAGATTGCAACAGCTCGTGTAGCACCGGGTGTCGGGATGGTGAATGTGACAAGTGGAGCGGCTTCTGTATCAAAGGATGTCATTCGGGTTACTATGGTCACCTGTGTCAAAGGTCATGCCCTCCGTattgtaagggagataactgcgaGAGATTGAGAGATGTGTGTGCCGACGGCTGCAAGAGCGGATGGTATGGTCCAAGATGTTTCCAAAGGTGTCCAGTTCACTGTTTAGAAGGACAATGTGAAGATGGAAAATGTACTGTTGGTTGTGAAGAAGGTTGGTGGGGATCTGAGTGTAAGACGCCCTGTCCCACACACTGCAACGACAACACATGCAGCAGTACTACAGGGATGTGTGTCGCAGGATGCAAAACCGGTTGGCATGGAGATGGATGCATGTCCCCATGCCCTGCCAACTGCCAGATGGGAACATGCAGCACAAATAATGGGAACCTTACCTGCACCGATGGATGCAACAGGGGTTGGTTCGGTTTATCATGTGAAAGAAAATGTAGACTCTGTTTTGATGAAAACTGCTCACAGACGGGAAGATGTCTTACCGGATGTGTGAGAGGAAGATACGGCCATTCCTGTAATCATGTTTGCCCTGGTGGATGTGTGAACAACTCTTGTCAACAACTACCTGATGGTCACAACTCTACCCCGGGTTCCATCACTAGACGACGTGCAGCTGGAGAATGTCTTGGTGAATGTAAAGAGGGCCTCTTCGGTGTGTTCTGTAACCTGACGTGTACGGCCAGGTGTACTGGGAGGGACAGTGCCGGGGAGTGTCCCGGGGGATGTCTGGAGGGCCACGGGGACGGGGCAACGTGTAACCGGTCGTGTGAGTGTTGTGGTGATGCCGAGGGATGCCCACAGAACCGGACCTGCTCCACTGTGTGCGCAGCAACTGAAG GGTGTCTGGTAGGGTCACGGGTCACCAGCTGGATTACTGCAGGGCTGTCAGCAGGGTTGATTTTTGGGTGTGGCTTCATCGTCTACGTCCGAAA GAGATGGGTGTCCGGGCGTCAGGCCGAAACAAGAAGCACCTACGTCAGCTACCACGCCAGTCTAGAGAACCTCGTCATCCATGACTACGAAGCATTGGAATTCGGCAGAGATAACAGGATGGCGGGAAATATGCAGCTTCAGCTCCAGGGCGACTCACAGGAAACAGTCCACGCAGACGACATATACCTGTCCTGTACAGCTGAACCAATATAG